The Entelurus aequoreus isolate RoL-2023_Sb linkage group LG11, RoL_Eaeq_v1.1, whole genome shotgun sequence genome includes the window GTCGCGTGACAGAGGTGGAGGAGGGGGTGGCCTTCATATAAAGTTGGATGTCATCGCTTGTCATGAAATATCACACTCAATGATATGGCCGAGGgagaaaattgtttttagaatCTGAAGTTATTGTAGGGTTCGAGTTGCTATTTGGACTAATGCAGCAGTCCTCGGCTACATTTGTCCATGGGGGAGACATTTTCTCAGCAGACACCACAACGGTCAgtaattttaaacaaaataaaaaaaatcaataacatTAATAACAAACAATGATAACGGTACATGTTACCATTCACCTTGACTGTGATTTGAACCCTTGGATGTAAAAACACAATGCAATGAAAAGTAATCCAGGATGGTGTGTCAGCAGTTATTAAAGGCAATGACTGATGCGTGTGGAGGGATGGAAAAATGCTAGGGGTGCAACTTGATAAAGATGgcagacattttttaaatatttgttaaaGCGATGCTACGTTGTGGTTCAGTGAGGAGTGATAGCAAAGGTTCTGTCATAGTGATGGCTTGATGATGATGTAATTTCAATGTCGATGACCAGGTCCAGTGTGTGAGGACCTCGACAAGCTTCTGGGGGTTCGGGCAAACACTTGAGTGTGAGTCAATGTGGACGTTAAACTCGCCCAACAGTAttacgttttttttgtgttttttgcacaGTGAAACAAAAAAGTCGTTTATTTTAGGGATGAATGTTAAATGTGGTTTTGTAGGGCGATAGATGACGACTATTTGTTGTGAGTAAAACGTAGGATCAGATCAAGGACATTGTTGGATGTTTTTGTGCTGTACACAGACATCATTTGTATAGACCGGCACTAGGTCGCGTAACATCAAGATTTGGGGCCGCCATTTTACCCCAGATTTCGCTCAGTCAGATGTCTATGGGTAAAACTTCCTAGTTTTCTGTTGGATCGTGCTTCTTCTTCGTCTGTGCCTACCTGCAACGGACTAGTTAAGTTCCAAAGTCTCACcctatagcaggggtcggcatctcaaaacattgaaagagccatattggaccaaaaaaaccaaagctaatctgtctggagccgcaaaaaattaaaagccgtatgagtcttataatgaagacaacacatgacgtaagtgtctttattagctatattaacctactatcaaaatgactttaaaattcttgtatgtgttataatgaaggcaacacaggatgtgtctatattagctatattagcctactatcaaaatgactgtgtcgcaggctgaagcaaatcttcgttgacagaaatgttgtaatttaatatttattctacacatttttacaacattagaaaccattattaaatcagaggctactcagaaggtgagataactcctggaaatgaatggcttttaatggccaaagatatagatgtgtgtgtgtgtgtgtgtgtgtgtgtgtgtgtgtgtgtgtgtgtgtgtgtgtgtgtgtgtgtgtgtgtgtgtgtccaagttaaagaaaacggCAGGCTGTAATAAATCTTGTAaaatcttcttttaatagatttacaatctttggcaagttaggtaatgtttgctgtggtctggaacaacatggcacacaaacaactatctgaaatgcagccaatattacatacagataatgtgtcatgagacatgcaaaactaaattatatacaaagaggataaaagtaaaggatattaaatgaactcaaatatacctacaaatgaggcataatgatgcaatatgtacatacagctagcctaaatagtatgttaccatgaattgattaatgtggaccccgacttaaacaagttgaaaaacttattcgggtgttaccatttagtggtcaattgtacggaatatgtactgtactgtgcaatctactaataaaataatcaataaatcaaagttagcattgattagcttgcagtcatgctctgaccaaataagcctgattagcactccaacaagtcaataacatcaacaaagctcaccttttgtgcattcacgcacagcataaaatgtttggtggacaaactgagacaaagaaggagtagaagattttacatgtaaactattgcgttttgtttgtatttttctcCCATCTTATTCAATTTTCAATCCTTTTATAAAAATGCTCCTGGGAGACACTAGGGCGGCACtgaagagccgcaggttgctgacccccaccCTATGGTATCCTTACAGTAAGAAACAAACCCCCTCACTAACTGGCTGTAATATATTTGATATTAGTATTGACGTAAGGTTTAAAGATAATATGTAAAATCCtgcctaaaataaataaagttcagCTGCTTCCTGTTATTCATGGCTGACTGGAGTCTAGGGTCATATGGTGGCGTGGTGGCACGCCTGCTGCCTAGTGTCAACTACAGAGGGTACCCATCTACTGTAGGTTACTAAATCTATGGTGCTGTAAAACGTTTCCCATAATGCAACACAACTTGCTACCTCATGTCACCCAGACCCCGTATCAAATTTGTCAAGCTGACTTTTGTACTAAATCAGTTGTGGCTAAGAACCAAGGTAATTTTAGCTTAGAGACATTTAGTAAAAATACTTGCTGAAAATGTGTTCCTCAGTGTGGTATCTGTTGTCTTCCATGTTTCATGTACTTCTCCAAGACCAAGTGAGACGAGTCAAAGCAGACTCATTTGTCACATGCTGGCAATAGTATTGCATTCCTCTCTAGCAGACTGCTGTAAAAAGTCTCCTAAGGCCAGACTGATCCAAAATGTTGCTGCACGTGTGCTGGGAGGCACAGCTGCATAGTACCTTAAACTCCACTTGTTTGTGTGTTCTCTCTTACTCTGTACGCATCAACATTACATTAGTGCTGTCATATACCTCATTATTCAACATTACAGTAACGCcacttttgaattgtgattaatcagtTATTTACCTGCCTGCACAATTTTAATTAACTTAATAAAAAGATCCCAATATTTTGATACAAATGCAATGATGCAATGCTATTGTTAGAATCTCAATCATGaaccttttaaaaatgttttactttagtcatttatttgcacaaaacgctTTATCCGAAGTCCCGTTGGAGTGTCTTTTGAAGGGAAATTTGCCAATGAGCCCACCAGTCTGTTTCCTcacctcatctttgcactgacgtatgcattgaacTGATCACTGACGGTGTAACAACTCACACCATCTTTTAGGTAACCATCCACAATTAATGTACAGGAGCATGTGCACTCGTTTTTGGCTAATGGGGATCCCCACAAACAGATCTCATTTTCGACTTTTtcctattccatccatccatcttcttccgcttatccgaggtcgggttgcgggggcagcagcctaagcagggaagcgaggcgttcccaggccagccgggagacatagtcttcccaacgtgtcctgagtcttctccgtggcctcctaccggtcggacatgcccgaaacacctccctagggaggcgttcgggtggcatcctgaccagatgcctgaaccacctcatcttgctcctcttgatgtggaggagcagcggctttactttgagctcctcccggatgacagagcttctcaccctatctctaagggagagccctgccccccggcggaggaaactcatgtcggcagcttgtacccgtgatcttgtccttttggtcataacccaaagctcatgacctttCCTATTCCAAAACGGCTAAAAAACTgagaaataaataaacaaacacagcAGATATTGTTCAATGAGGTTAAAGCTACACCCTGGAGGCAAGTGGTGGCTTCAATTGTCCCACCAGGGCTGaaggcttgttttttttaatttttattataacCATCTCATATCAAACCACCTTTTAAAGGAGCACAACACTACActtgaataaaaagaagaaatataaataaataattttaattgagGACCCACTAAATTTCCCAGGGACCCATTCTAATAGCTACCTGTGGGTCCTGGGGACTCACAAACCCTTAACGTCATTGCCAAGTGGGGACTAGGGTACttgacctgtgtgaagttggcccctcGCAAAACTCTCTTGAAATAGTTTAATTGGTTTGTGCAGTTGAAATGGCTATTTGTGCTGTTgttgttattaaatattattttaaaggtCAATCAAAGGTCACCCACCCCGCCTCCCCGTTCTCCAAATTAGGCCAAAATAGTCTCAATCGTTTTTGCAGCGTTTGTGCTGTAAACAATTTTGGTCTAACTACtaaagtttttaagttattaactttTTATGTTAACTacttaattacacgttaatattACATATAAACAGTccttaaatatgtaaaaaaaaaaaccaaaaaaaaaaccctccccaaACCAGTCCCAAATGTTTGCACTGGATTGTGCAGTTGAAATGGCTATTTGTGCTGTTTTTGTTTCTGAGTTATTAAAGATTTTTTTATAGGTCAATCAAAGGTCACCCAACCCCCCTTCCCCATTCTCCAAATTAGGCCAAAATAGTCTTAATCGTTTTTGCTgcaaacaattttggtccaactattatagtttttaagttaacgttttatgttttttatgttaacaACTTAATTACATATTAATATTACATATAAACAgtccttaaatatgtcaaatacctccccaaaccagtcccaaatgtttgtgctgtatttgtgctggtttgtgcagtTGAAAAGGTTGTTTATGCCGCTAATTATTTCTGAGTTATTTAAAGATTCTTTTAtatgtgttatgatccgctgcccggaccatagtttgtttacgttttcaagtcacgtgtgttttcagcaccttgagtttgtttgtttcagttgccatgacggcagattgcacacacctgcctctggttagtgttcgggacgcgcacctgttgcccgggcgctaatcagagggctatttagtctatgcgctggcctcactcggtctggcctCCTaatttgctgtatgcaacagaTGACGACtattttgattcctgctagctttcacgctatgctatttttgcttgctagctcccacggtagtccctttgtttttgccttccgtgctatgagcacgtttttgtttgtttaccgtATGATTTATGTCTTAAATAAAtcttttcttacctgcacgctgtgtccgaagcccgtctgcattcctgggagagcAACCCCGCATCATCATGCGCCCCTGTCGTCACAATATGGATACTTGGCTATCACTTACATCAGTTGTGAATTGTTTGATGTAATTTGAAAAATACAAActaacaaatgtattattattattattattagtctctTTAGAGGAGACTTTGTGAACACCCTTGTCTAATACAATCCCAAATGCCACCTCCATCTCctacttcttcttttttctggggtaaaaaaaaaaaaaaaagaacagcgaTGACGAATGACAGAGGTTTGCCACCACTTCCTGTTCCAGCAATATTTAAGAAGCCTGCAGCCATCACACACAATAATAGATGCTCCTGCAGGGCCTCCAGAGAGGATGTCACCAACATGGACTGTTCTCAAGCAGACTCTGAAGGATTTTAGGACTGTGGCAGTGGATGTTTTCTTTAGCGGTCACAGAGAGAGCTTCAAGAGATCCACTATCCTCCTCATCATATGCGTCTTCCTCAGCGTCCTCCTCAGCGTCTTGCTCTACCTCTACCTCCTCTGCACTCTCACCTATGACCCCGCAGTGGCCGGGGGAATCTCTGTGCTCCACTGGCTGCTGTTGACTGTAGCCCTCTTCCTGTCCAAGAGAATACGATGCTTGCTGACTCTTCTGCTCATCTCTATATTTACCAAAAAAAGTCGCAATCTCCTTTTGACCGCCGGGACAAGTTTAGTTGTGCTCGGGAATATTCGCAACACTTTAGAGAATCTGACAGGTTTGGTTCGGAGCATGATCTGCAACCTTAGGGCCAAGAAGGCGTCAGTCACGGCTCCTTTCAGTAACTACGTAGCCATGTTGAAATGGTTGGCTGGCGTACTGCAAGGGGTGACGGATCTCGGGGTCGTTAACATGGATTCGCAGCTTAAGATCTCTTCTAAGGTGGACTTGGAAGAATTCAGGGAGCGACTCAGCCAAGCAGAACTAAAGCTGAATCAAAGCGTCAAATACGCCGTGACTTTTATGAACACAGTCTCCTCTGGGAAGGAACGTGTTTATCCGGTCATCAGCTTCCTGGTGCTCACCGTCTTCATCGCCTTGCACATAAAAAATTACCGCAGTGACCCGACATACAAAAATAACTTCATCAGCAGCAAATTTGTTCATTATGACGAGAAGCAGAAGGCAGAAGGACGGCGCCACGTTCTTCCTCTCACATCAGAGGAGGAGAAGCTTTATCCCTCACTCCCTTCCCTGCGTCCTACAGCCCAGGAAGGAAAAGCTCTGTTGAAATTTGGCCTTCCAGTTGTGTGCCATTTGTTTGCTTGGGTTCTATTTATAACCGTGGATGCCTTGTTTTACTGCTTCGTTGTTATTGTAACAACCAAGCTATCGGAGATGAAACCGTTCCATGTCCCTCTGCTGCTGAGACTCAAAGTAAGTTCTTTCATCAGCACCCTTtaaaataggagccatttttggtaACTTGATGGAATGCACCCAAATTATTGGAGTACATCACAAGACCATTTTAAGTAAGGATTTGAATCTTACCAGTCACAATtagattccgttttttaaggtgctGATTTGATTCAGAAAACCGTTTCTCGATTCAACGGGATTGTTGGTTCAATATATTATTTAGTCAATCAAGGCCCTTGTTGAGGAAGCAGAAAAAggaagcttctggttgtggctgaggAGGAGGGATAAGTACTGGGGGTCGAGGCAATAAGAAGGGTCAGCTGCaaggggtggcagggagacgtccctgccaccgctccgccaccaggaggcgttccggggttaaagagagcgaaactccaatgagcggtggtccccggctgatgaccctgcagctgacccaaggcgctgtaggaggcgcgtcaggcatacttgcccagcagaaTCAATACCATATCTGTACAATCAGTATAAAAATGATAGTAAGAAATTATAGCTTAGAATTGCTCAGTTGGCTGCAGATGTTGAAGTTCCGAGAGTAGCGCCGAGATgccataaaaaatgaaaacaattttaaatCGATTCTTTAAAATTAAGCATTGATCAACAATcatgatttggatgtgaataaatTTGTTTTAAACACACCTTAGAGTGTGACTTTTCATAATGTTGCAAAATGGATTCACATCCGAATGGCGCTTCTTATTTATTACGATTCTGAATGAATGTATGATTGAGTTAATGAATTAAAGTAGTTTATTTCGGtgatataatcaaccattttgtgtgatcaatttaacagcacagattgtacatattAACAAtcctacacatacacacacaaaaagaaaaagaatgaccgaaaaaggaataggctggaGCCAAGGCTTATacttgcctatcctatacattcactgaaaattagattgcctgtaacatcaacgttcaaaaaatcaatgggatgaaagtaatcgttgctatattttctaattttacattatttcacctttcaaggctttcttaaaccttaacaaagaactacatgtcttcaactcatcactgagcttgttcgaccatttaactcctaaaactgaaatacatttgtattttatattcgttcttactgtAAATATTTCAAAAATTAATATCCccataaattatagttttctcctcttaattgaaataacctaataCAGGctgtaagggttggaattggtggttaaatcaccaaaatgattcccgggtgcggccaccgctgctgctcactgctcccctcacgtcccaagggatgtgtcaaatgcagaggacaaatttcaccacacctagtgtgtgtgtaacaatcattggtagtttaactttttaactttaacaagcaggaaggctgttgttctttactagaaacataatttccattgtttttaaaaacacaatatctgaaaattttatcacattagaacttatgaataatggattggtaggttcacagtagcacgctttgtgtattctaattacccttttttgaagttgaaGTATTGcctctgtttgttttataaacatttcccccaaACGTccacacaatatgttaaatatggaaaaataaaataacatatgcagacatgtcTTATTCAGCAtttcttactttataaagaatagcaatgaatTTGGATAGTTTTCCCTTTTTATATATTCAATCtgtggtttccaacataatttatgatcaattattattgccaagaatttagtttcatatactctatcaatttccacttgattttattttaattttgcttcacaatttatCCTTGCACCAGTAAACACCAtacatttagttttcttatcatttaatgataacttattaatatcaagccatttttttagctgaagcaactcaacctctattatcctcaacacttccttcaagtcttctcctgaacaatatacatttgtatcttcTGCAACATAATgaatttcaatttattagatactgaacacatatcatttaaataaagtatagataacttaggtcccaataccgagccttgtggaaccCCTCAAGTTACTCTTCTGGAATCGATTAATTATTTCCAAAAATTGACAaccaatagaaaatggatggatggaggaattTAATATGTAATTTTTTCtacgaatcaattttaaaaaatattttttttgggccaTCTCTAgcttacatgtactgtatatgtcacacgtcagcagccaagaggagcttttgtaacctctaacacaggggtccccaaactttttgactccgggtaaaacattggggtaaaacaatttggctgggggccgcgctatatacatatgtatgtatgtatgtatgtatgtatgtatgtatgtatgtatgtatgtatatacatacatatacatatatatatatatatatatatatatatatatatatatatatatatatatatatatatatatatatatatatatatatatatatatatatatatatatatatatatatatatatatatatatatatatatatatatatatacgtatatatgtatatatatatatatatatatatatatatatatatatatatatatatatatatatatatatatatatatatatatatatacgtatatatgtatatatatacatatatatatatatatatatatatatatatatatatatatatatatatatatatatatatatatatatatatatatatatatgtatatatatacatatatatatatatatatatgtatgtatgtatatatatatatatatatacgtatatatgtatatatatacatatatatatatatatgtatgtatgtatatacgtatatatatatatgtatatatatacatatatatatgtatgtatatatatacgtatatatgtatatatatacatatatatatatatatatatatgtatatatatacatatatatatatatatatatatatatgtatatatatatatacgtatatatatatatgtatatatacatatatatatatatatatatatgtatatatatacgtatatatatatatatgtatatatatacatatatatatatatatatatatatatgtatatatatatgtatgtgtgtatatatatatatgtgtatatatatatatgtgtatatatatatgtgtatatatatatatatatgtgtgtatatatatatatatatgtgtatatatatatatgtatatatatgtatatgtatatatatgtgtatatatgtatatgtatatatatgtgtatatatatatgtgtatatatatatgtgtatatatatatgtatatatatgtgtgtatatatatatgtatgtatatatatatgtatgtgtatatatatatatgtatatatatatatatgtgtgtatatatatgtgtatatatatatatgtatatatatatgtgtgtgtatatatgtgtatatatatatgtatatatatgtgtatatatatgtatatatatgtgtatatatgtatatgtgtctatatatatatacagtatatgtatatgtgtatatatatatgtgtctgtatatatgtgtgtgtatgtatgtatgtactgtatgtgtgtgtattcatacatatatattcctcgcgcactaattgacttaaagagcgcacttgctgcatgtcacgttatcgatgttaaaatgcatttttagacaatatgatttgcctgagtggctaggagacggtagaaaaaggactagtaaggacaaatttaaaaaataataataattaaaaaaataaaaaaaaaactttttttttctttcttttttttaacttgggacttcccgcgggccggattttggaagctggggggccgtatccggcccgcgggccgtagtttggggacccctgctctaacatgttttgaaaaggtttcattcaattttttgtacaaataatattcCAAGATCGTttcgaatcgagaatcatgtAGAATACAGAGAGTCAAATCGTCGCCCCAAGAATCTGAATCAAATTGAGTCGTAAGtttttgtaagattcacatctctATTAACTGAAGTATGGATCTACATTTATTTCCTGTCTGTTTTCAATGTTTTGATTGTGTCATAGTGCGGCACCAAGAGCCAATTGTAAACACCAACTTATGTTACCAAATATGGTTGTTAAACTACTACGTGGGTGCAAACCACTGATACATCACTCACTATGATGCAATACACCTGTGGTTTCTCTCAGCCAGCAACATCAGGAAAAATATTGTAGTTTTGTCAGgagttggcactttgtgttacATGTGTTCTGCTAACTCATAGTACTTGTTTACAACATTTAGTAGTTTACGGTCTGATCTAATAAGATTAAAATAATACGTACCTAAATTGCATGTGCAATTTAAAAATGAcaagtactattagtgggcgtgttgcgggtGCAACAGCAGTGCGGAccaccctatttaaatgaggatatTGCGTGGACTGTACTGGAGTCACTAACTTGTCTGTTATCATCCAAATGCAAGAATATGCGTATTGAAAGAAGTGTTTTCATATAGAACAgttgtgtcaaacgtacggcgcgAGGGCCGAATCAGGCTTTatcctgcgggatgagtttgctaagtataaaaattaacctgaatttttaaaatgtgtctaaatgtgtccactggatgtcgcaaaagcaaatatttgtatctttgtagatgatgctacatatgtacgaaataaaccacatgatgttagtgcaccagtcgaggaaaactatcaaactacataaataacatactgtaatttgattttgatatgtttttattttgatagattgaaaattaacaccattgagttgactgatgaacattatcacataatttattcagaaaatataaataatgacaaagtatatatactattaaccgcaacatccatccattttctaccgcttgtccctttcgggatcgcggggggtgctggagcctatctcagctgtatccgggcggaaggcagagtaaaacgttaattgtaaaaaaaaaaaaacctgatttgtacaatttcagaatgttcttgttttatttttaaacaaagaaaacaatctgaagatgtctttatttttaagttatcgtgccgtgattttaccaatacagcccacttgggagtagatttttctccatgtggcccctgatctaaaatgagtttgacacccctgttatagaagATATGCTAATAATATATCCCCTGTAAGAAAACAAAGCCATTAAAAAAGGTAAACAGACACCAAAACAAAttcattaaatgtgttttatttagaCCATAAAGTCAGCCAGCAGCTATAACATCATAAAGTAACATAGATGCATAGACCAGAATTTTTTTATGATAGTCCAAATATGTGGACACACACATTGATCGAAGATTCTCTCTGCATTGTTTGTCTTTGCAGTGCGAAAGCCTGCTTTTTCACAGCTATTTGTtcataactgtgccagtttgcgcaTACTTTTCAAACATGCTATAAATAGACTCAAAACTGCAGCCGCGAAACAGTTTCAgctttgataaatcacattgcgagtgATACATAGTTATATTTGCATCACTTCCTCTCATTATTGTGGCCTTTCTGATAATcaacatatattgtacatatacatgGAGACAGacacttatccctttcggggtcgctggtgcctatctcagctgcatttgggcggtaggcagggtacaccctggacatattatgctcatttaagagacacagTCCTCTGCGCACGAGCTTAGTAGACCAGTTCCGCATGCTCTATTAAGTTTAAACGTTCCAATACTCTCaacatttagtagatcaggccccaaGTTTAtgttatcccagcaggcacaagacattgatacaacgttgattatacatacatatccTTTAAAACTgatttgaaacaacgttgaaaaatagttgtatttgtacattgagacaacgttggatccatgttgttggttgggaaatgaccaaatttcaatggtcaaatcaacgtcacaacccaacattgattaaacatagtcaaaaagcatgttgtttcaacgttaggtttgatttgctcaacgtcaggacctaattcaacaagttgtcaacgatgtttcaatgtcttgtaccTACTCAAAT containing:
- the LOC133660305 gene encoding dendritic cell-specific transmembrane protein — translated: MSPTWTVLKQTLKDFRTVAVDVFFSGHRESFKRSTILLIICVFLSVLLSVLLYLYLLCTLTYDPAVAGGISVLHWLLLTVALFLSKRIRCLLTLLLISIFTKKSRNLLLTAGTSLVVLGNIRNTLENLTGLVRSMICNLRAKKASVTAPFSNYVAMLKWLAGVLQGVTDLGVVNMDSQLKISSKVDLEEFRERLSQAELKLNQSVKYAVTFMNTVSSGKERVYPVISFLVLTVFIALHIKNYRSDPTYKNNFISSKFVHYDEKQKAEGRRHVLPLTSEEEKLYPSLPSLRPTAQEGKALLKFGLPVVCHLFAWVLFITVDALFYCFVVIVTTKLSEMKPFHVPLLLRLKGVATLIGIQLSEENHLKDFSYSVTLFEKQCLPSPKPLLYSSVVPLAAILLILLFMAPLAAKAVQFRLLVFEKFYSNAAEERIKFLHAKILRKRLKRRRAKAKSSPFTSLISKPHFWCPLFFPEEDNVV